One window of the Prosthecobacter dejongeii genome contains the following:
- a CDS encoding SDR family NAD(P)-dependent oxidoreductase yields the protein MSQPHSFDLTGRTAFVSGTSRGLGERFALTLAKAGADLIISSRTLASLKDMEKQVTDLGRKCLSVELDVRSMDSITAAVATAKSQVEKIDILVNNAGCNVRKPATEITWDDWNLVVDTNLRGTFFVAQQVAKEFMIPAGYGRIINIGSVTCVAGYAGLAPYGASRGGVKQMTMSLAHDWGKDGITVNVLAPGWFKTSQNRVMYEDAGWVEYLTERIPLGRPGAMDDLEGPLLFLAAEESRYVTGQLLLVDGGISVGATRALPKK from the coding sequence ATGAGCCAACCCCATTCTTTTGATCTAACTGGCCGCACGGCCTTCGTTTCTGGAACTTCACGCGGCCTGGGCGAACGATTTGCGCTAACCCTGGCCAAGGCGGGTGCGGACCTGATTATTTCTAGCCGTACGTTGGCCTCTCTTAAAGACATGGAAAAGCAGGTGACAGACCTGGGACGCAAATGCCTCTCCGTGGAATTGGATGTGCGATCCATGGATAGCATCACCGCAGCGGTCGCTACGGCTAAGAGTCAGGTGGAGAAGATCGACATTCTCGTCAACAACGCTGGCTGCAATGTGCGTAAACCAGCGACGGAGATTACCTGGGATGACTGGAACCTGGTCGTGGACACGAATCTGCGTGGCACCTTTTTTGTCGCCCAGCAGGTGGCAAAGGAATTCATGATTCCAGCGGGTTATGGCCGCATCATCAATATTGGGTCTGTCACCTGCGTGGCTGGCTATGCAGGGCTAGCTCCTTATGGCGCAAGCCGTGGTGGGGTGAAGCAGATGACGATGAGCCTGGCCCATGACTGGGGGAAAGATGGTATCACGGTCAATGTGCTGGCCCCAGGGTGGTTTAAGACTTCTCAAAATCGTGTCATGTATGAAGATGCAGGCTGGGTAGAGTATCTGACGGAGCGCATTCCTCTGGGCCGCCCTGGGGCGATGGATGACCTGGAGGGGCCTCTACTGTTCTTGGCGGCGGAAGAAAGCCGCTATGTCACTGGCCAGTTGCTATTGGTGGACGGTGGAATCTCGGTCGGAGCCACACGAGCGCTGCCGAAAAAGTAA
- the nadC gene encoding carboxylating nicotinate-nucleotide diphosphorylase, with protein MDASTEQLIRTAIAEDVGSGDVTATYFVPADSTARAQIAAREPGVLAGMEVALRVFREIDPKIEVNARMSDGSAFVPGDVLMDISGPTRGILTAERTALNFLQRLSGVATQARRYVEAVKPHPVQIWDTRKTTPGWRLLEKAAVKAGGGTNHRLGLYDHVMVKDNHLAAHGGLPELQAAINRVRKERPGTRIQLEADHLEQVAGFLTLQGVDMLLLDNMGAARLREAVELNAGKLWLEASGGITLETIRDIAATGVNAISVGALTHSARALDLGLDFI; from the coding sequence ATGGACGCTAGCACCGAACAACTCATCCGCACCGCCATTGCTGAAGATGTGGGCAGTGGCGATGTCACGGCTACTTACTTTGTGCCTGCTGATTCCACGGCAAGGGCGCAGATCGCCGCAAGAGAGCCTGGGGTGCTAGCAGGCATGGAGGTGGCTCTGAGGGTGTTTCGAGAGATTGATCCGAAGATCGAAGTCAACGCACGCATGTCTGATGGCAGCGCCTTTGTGCCGGGTGATGTTCTCATGGATATTTCCGGCCCTACACGAGGCATTCTCACGGCAGAGCGCACAGCGCTGAATTTCCTGCAACGTCTTTCGGGCGTGGCCACCCAGGCGCGCCGTTATGTAGAGGCGGTGAAACCACACCCAGTGCAAATCTGGGACACGCGTAAAACGACGCCCGGTTGGCGTCTTTTAGAAAAGGCGGCGGTCAAGGCGGGTGGTGGCACCAACCATCGGCTTGGATTGTATGATCACGTCATGGTGAAGGACAATCACCTCGCGGCCCACGGAGGGCTGCCGGAATTGCAGGCGGCGATCAATCGCGTGCGCAAAGAACGACCAGGCACACGCATCCAACTCGAGGCCGATCATCTAGAGCAAGTGGCCGGCTTCCTCACCCTCCAGGGAGTGGACATGCTGCTGCTGGATAATATGGGTGCGGCACGCCTGCGTGAGGCTGTGGAATTGAATGCAGGGAAACTCTGGCTGGAGGCCAGTGGTGGTATCACGCTGGAAACCATCCGAGACATTGCGGCGACCGGGGTCAATGCCATTTCGGTCGGGGCACTGACTCACTCCGCCAGGGCCTTGGATTTAGGTTTGGATTTCATCTAA
- a CDS encoding restriction endonuclease has protein sequence MLDPFATLSSPGLSSAKSSSELTPGEWSPELIVSLDWMRVAELVRGIASHAGCELAGSRVLGDGSLAFGMIERPTTMHPQRALVKISAWNEWGATPESVTQFAQEVSTAKNTRGILIAPAGFSPSAILAAQQYRIETVDAAALCAVLQTLPPERSDLFFTIATAGAFTQPSCPVCLNKLERVDSDTQNAPPAIQVISERGLYAEHITCDLLDIAAGAEVNFLYPVQTRAMRVCGHATGDFSCDGTITIEVGGTLDGRIAARALNVLEGGELRGQFRILESGDLEPFVTRPDRWHWSCRNLAGKAGCLSIQFAPHG, from the coding sequence ATGCTAGATCCCTTTGCCACGCTGAGCTCACCTGGACTCTCCTCTGCGAAGAGTTCCTCTGAACTCACGCCGGGAGAGTGGAGTCCGGAGTTGATTGTGAGCTTGGATTGGATGCGCGTGGCGGAGTTGGTGCGGGGTATCGCCTCTCATGCAGGGTGTGAGCTGGCAGGTTCGCGCGTTCTGGGAGATGGATCGCTGGCTTTTGGAATGATTGAGCGGCCAACGACCATGCATCCACAACGGGCTTTGGTGAAAATTTCTGCCTGGAATGAATGGGGGGCGACGCCTGAAAGCGTGACGCAGTTTGCGCAGGAAGTGAGCACGGCTAAAAACACCCGTGGGATTCTCATCGCACCAGCAGGCTTCAGCCCCTCGGCCATTTTAGCGGCGCAGCAATATCGGATCGAGACGGTGGATGCTGCTGCTTTGTGTGCGGTCCTACAAACCCTGCCACCTGAGCGTAGCGACCTCTTTTTCACCATCGCGACTGCGGGGGCGTTCACACAACCTTCTTGCCCGGTCTGCCTAAACAAGCTGGAGAGAGTGGACTCCGATACTCAGAATGCTCCGCCTGCGATCCAAGTGATCTCCGAACGAGGGCTGTATGCAGAGCACATTACCTGTGATTTACTGGACATTGCCGCAGGGGCGGAGGTGAATTTCCTCTATCCTGTGCAAACGCGGGCAATGCGGGTCTGCGGACATGCCACAGGGGACTTTTCCTGCGATGGCACGATCACGATTGAGGTAGGAGGCACGCTGGATGGCCGTATTGCCGCCCGGGCACTGAATGTGCTGGAAGGTGGAGAACTGAGAGGCCAATTTCGCATTTTAGAGAGTGGAGACTTGGAGCCCTTCGTGACACGGCCAGATCGCTGGCACTGGAGTTGTCGGAACTTGGCGGGAAAAGCAGGATGCCTCAGTATCCAGTTCGCCCCCCACGGATGA